gatcacagctcactgcaccctcctgTGAGGAGGCCACAACGTCTGGCCAAGTGTGTTTATCTTGACCTCATGGAGCATAGTTATAATGGCTGCTTTTTCTAGAAATTCCAATATCAGGTCATCTCAGGCTTGGCATCTGCTGACTGTCTTTTCCTTTGAGCATTGGTCACGTTTCCACATTTGTATGGCGAACCATCTTGGATTGTGTCCTGGACATTGTGAATAGTATTGTTTcacgtgtccgtgtgaagagactaccaaacaggctttgtgtgagtaacaaggctgtttatttcacccgggtgcaggcgggctgagtccgaaaagagagtcagcaaagagTGATGGATTATgattagttcttacaggttttgagataggcggtggagttaagagcaatgttttgggggcagggggtggatctcataAAGTAcgtgtcaagggtggggagaattataaagaaccttcttggccgggtgcggtggctcaagcctgtaatcccagcactttgggaggccgagacgggcggatcacgaagtcaggagattgagaccatcctggctaacacggtgaaaccctgtctctactaaaaaatacaaaaaactagccaggcgaggtggcgggcgcctgtagtcccagctacttgggaggctgaggcaggagaatggcgtgaacccgggaggcggagcttgcagcgagccgagattgcgccactacactccagcctgggtgacagagcgagactccgtctcaaaaaaaaaaaagaaccttcttaagggtgggggagattacaaagtacattgattagttagggtggggcagaagcCACAATgctggaatgtcatcagttaaggctattttcacttctgtggatcttcaggggcttcaggccatctggatgtatagtGCAGGTCACTGAGGATATGATGGCTTAGTTTAGGTTCAGAGGCCTGACGAGTATGTTGTGTAGATTCTTAGTCCTGTTACAGTTCCCCTGGAGAAAGTGGGTTTGTTTGGTTGCAGCAGGCAATCAGCCTGGTTCGTTTCAGACCACAAGTTCTGTTTCACCTTCTATGAGTGGCATTTCCAAACTCGGGTCAGTTTTCAGAGTTTTTGTTAGGCTGGTCTGGGTTTGTCTCCTGCACATGCAGTTCAGGGGGAGACGGAGACTTGGGTGAATTCGTTCTAGGGAGTCCAACCATCCCAGTTTGTTTGGGACTAAGGAGTTTTCCAGGATGTGAGATTCTCAGTAGTAAATCTGAGAAAGTCCTGGGCAGACAGTGATAGGGTGGTCACCCCAGGTCACACACAGAATCAGGGGACCCCCTTTCTCCAGCTCTGTCTCTTCTAGGTCTGCCCCCATCTTCTCACTCTGCAGAGAGTGGGGAGCCCTTTCCTTTCCTGGTCCATCTGGTCAGAATGACAGCGTTTCTACTGGACTTTTAGTCTCCTGTTCTGATCCTCCAGTGGGGGTCTGCTGCTGGTGCTCTGTGCTGCAAAGGCAGTGAGAGGGGAAAAGCAGGAAACTCACCCCCTCGAAGACCATTTCTctacgttttttgttttgttttgttttgttttttgagatgtttaccaggctggagtgcagtggcgtgatctcggctcactgcaacctctgcctcctgggttcaagcaattctcctgcctcagcctcctgagtagctgggattacaggcatgtgccaccatgcccagctaattttttttgtatttttaatagagacagggtttcaccatattggccaggctggtctcaaactactgacctcaagtgatctgtccgccttggcttCTTgggagccaccgtgactggcccatttctctaaggttttttttgtttgtttgtttgtttgagatggagtctcattctgtagcccaagctgtagtgcaaaggtgcaatctcgactcactgcaaccttcgcctctggGGCTcgagcaattgtcctgcctcagcctcccaagtagctgggactagagacatGCGCTacccacatctggttaatttatatatatatatatatatttttagcagagacggggtttctttatgttgtcctgggtggtctcaaactcctgagctcagatgatccaccctccttggcctcccaaagtgctgggattataggcgtgagccaccgcgcccagccattctCTAAGCTTTGACTCCACTCCACAACCTGcctgcttttgtttgcttttcagttGACCTCAGATGGTTCCTTTCTGTATTTTGTCTAGACTTTTCAACTGTTATCAGCTGGAGagataggcttttaaaaaattgtgctaAATACGTATAACATACAATTTATCATTTGAACCACTTACAAGTATGcgattcagtggcattaagtacactcaGATTGTTGCACAAGCATCACCACCATCTTACCTCCGGAACGCTTTTTCATcctcccaaacagaaactctacaCCCATGAAACACTaactccccagccccagcccctgctaACCTGGAGAGAAAGGTCTTTAAAGCTTCTGCTTACAAAATGTTTGTCAATGCCCCATTgtccaaagcaagtcacatggccaagcccagaTCCAAGGGGTGGAGAAACAGGGAATATCACAGATAAAGGTGTGGAGGTATAAACAGCATGGCAGGTGTATGGGGTGTGGGGGCCATGAGTGAGCCCCTGGCTGCTGGGAGGGGGTTGACGCAGGACACGCCCAGGGGCTCAGCATTCCCTGCCATTGGGATCACTCTGGCAAGGATCCCTGCTTCTACCCGTGGGGGACTTCAGGAAGggtcctcccacccccactgagATGTCCGTGTGATGTCTGTTTTATTCATCCCTCTGCCTTCTATAACCCTTAAGGACACTTAGGAAATGGACTTCCAAAGCCAGACCCCTGGCTCTGGGCTGCCCACTTCTGCTGTGAGGCCTGAATGCCCACCTATGTCAGGGGAGTCCACTCTGCGATTCTCTTCCAGGGCCTTCCTTGCACGCTTGCCTGAGGCCCTCTGGTGCTCAGCTGGTCAGGATGCTCTCAGGAGGTGCAGGGGACCTTAAGAATTTGTTGGGACCTGACCAGGCACCACCAGGGCCTATCTTTGGGTGGTGAAGGCCAGGGCCTGGGTCGGCAGCAAGGCAGCTGGGCAGCTTTGAGGCTCTGAGTCCTGGCTTCAAACTGCTGGGCTCTGTGTATTCTGGTGTCCATTCTCTTGGTGCCTCAGTGTGCATATGGCCCTTAGTGACCTCCTGGCTCCACCATGTTACTCTAGCTACAGTTTGGCAGCTCCTGGGCACCTCACCCCTCCCCTACAACTCCAAGCCAAGAATATAATTGGTTCAGCTCATCTCAGGTAGGCATCCCCTTCATTGGAGGTGTATTTCAAGACAGCCAATCAGGGGCTTCCCTGGGCGGATTCTCCTTTTCTGGTCCAATTAGCTTTGACATAAAGGCCTTAGTTGGGGGCGAAACTACCTCCCAATAGAGGCCATCTGCCAAGGAAAGGGGGCGGGGCAGtgtggggaggggcggggcccGCAGCCTGGGTTCCCACCCAGATGAGCCGTTCAGTCTGTGTGACCCTAGCAAGGCGGGTGGCCCCTCTGGGCCTGTTTTCTAGTCCCTTTGGGTCAAGCTCCTATGAGGCCCAGCTGCAGAGGGCTGGGAGCTTGGTTTGTGGGAGCTTCGGGACCCGGGAGGTCCCACCCAGCCTGGTGGCCTCTTGCTTACGGCCGCTGCCATTTCCTTCTAGGGTCCGACACGAAAGGGGGCGGCAGCCCCGCCACCCCTGAGGACCCCCGGAGTCCCCCGAAGCCCGCCGCCCCCGAGGATCCCCAGATTTCCACCCAGCCCGCGCTGCCGCAGCTCCCGCGCCGCCCGCAGCCCCTGGACGAGGATGGGGCGCCCAGCGAGGACGGGGCCGCGGGGGGCAGCGAGCCCCCACCAGAGGACGCCCCGGCCCAGGCAGCGGGCGAGGCCGGTCCGGCTTCCAAGGCGGCGGCCAGCAGCGCCCCACACATCGGCTTCGTTGGGGAGCCTCCGCCCTACGCGCCCCCGGACCCCAAGGCCGCGCCGCTGCTGTACCCGCCCTTCCCGCAGGTGCCCGTGCTCCTGCAGCCCGCGCCGTCTGCGCTCTTCCCACCGCCGGCTCAGCTCTACCCGGCCGCGCCCACGCCACCCGCGCTCTTCCCGCCGCCCGCCGGGGCCACCTTCCCCTTCCCCGTGGTGAGTGGCGGCCGCCCTGGGCACGCTCCCCTCCGTGCTGTCTGCGCGTGGTCGGGGGCGCCCGTGCGGAGGGCGAGAGGTCACTTCTGTCCTTGCAGAGGAGGAAGCGCCACCTTGGCCTGGGGGCGGGCGAGTCCTGGAGGCTCCTTAGAGGTGGGGGCGTTTGAGTGGGGTTTTGGAGGATGAATGGGGGGCTAAGGCAAAGAGAACGACAGGCACCCTGGGCAGAGGGCACTGCACAGGCGTGGAGGGGCCGAGACTGGGCGTTCTGGGGATGGTGGAGGCTTGTTTGGCTTggtagggaggggaggaaggtgggACCCGCGGTGAGGGACCCAGAAACTTTGGGTAGGAGGTGATTTGATTAGatgtgctttaaaaacaaaacagtccgGGCGCgatgcctcatacctgtaatcccagcactttgggaggccaagacgggcagatggCTTGGgcttaggagttccagaccagcctaggcaacacagtgagcccTCATCCCTACTGAACGTAAAAataattacccgggcgtggtggtgcacgcctgtagccccagctattcatgaggctgaggcaagaggattgcttgagccagggaggttgaggctgcagtgagccgagatcacaccactgcactccaggttgagtgatagagcaagcctctgcctccaaaataaaaataaaaataaaaccaaacaaaaatcctgGGCTGCCTGTGGGGGAAAGATTGGAGGTCCCCCAGGAAGGGGTGGCAAGCCCAGTGAGGACGATGAAATATCACAGAGGCTGGACCCTGGACTGAGCCAACTGTAGAGGGCAGGACTGAGGGCTCAGCGGGACTCAGTGGCCAGGGGTGCAagagggagagggcagaggggcACCCTGACCCAACCCCTCCGTGAATTGAAGCCTCaacaggtggggacttggagactGAGTGAGAGAACCTGCACGGCCTGGCTGGCCTTCTCACTCACTCTGCTGTCCGGAGGTTGGGTCAGTTCCTCACCACTGTGGCTCTGTCCCCACAGTACAATGGCCCCATGGCTGGCATGCCAGGCTCTGTCACGGTCGAGCACAGGCCCCTGCCAAAGGACTATATGATGGAGTCAGTGCTGGTGACCCTTTTCTGCTGTCTGCTCACCGGCCTCATCGCCATTGTCTACTCCCACGAGGTAGGTGTGGGGGCGGCCCTGGGCACAGCCTCTCCTAGCACGCAGCCACTGGTGCCCCAGTGGGTCCACAGAGCCCCTTTTCCAGCAACATGGTCTCTGGCGTCTCTCCCTCTGGAGGGGGGTGGGAATTGGGAAGTCAGAGCCTAATTGTTTGTGGGGTCCTTGCCCCTCCTGTCTCTGCCCCCAACTACTCAAAATGTGCTGTGGAATGTTTGGCCAAAACAATTCACAGTAAAGGTGTGAATGACTGATAAGTCCCGATATGCTGCCCATTCCAGTGGGGGCTTGTGTTTTAAAGGCGGTACAATCTGCTCATTCATTCCTATGCTCATCTAATCTATCCATCCACTCCATCTCTCCAACTCTCCGTCTCCCTAGCTccccatccactcacccacccatttatctatccacccacccatccaccctctctctctttttttttttgagacagggtctctctctgttgcccaggctggagtgtggtggcgccatcttggctcactgcaagctctgcctcctaggttcacgccattctcctgcctcagcctccccagtagctgggactacaggagcctgtcACCAcccccggctatttttttttgtatttttagtagagacggggtttcaccttgttagccaggatggtctcaatctcctgaccttgtgatccgcccgtctctgcctcccaaagtgttgggattacaggtgtgagccaccgcgcccagcccatccACCATCTCTCTAGCCtccatccatctatcatccatcCCTCATCCATCTACCATCCATCTACCATGTTCCATCCACTCACCCCACTATTCATCCATCTGCCTACTCACCCACCCACCAAtccctacccatccatccatccctccattcatccatccatctactcatccaTACACCCACTTATCACCCATCATCTCTCTAgtctccattcatccatccatccatccacccacccacccacccacccatccatccacccacccatccctctatccattcatctatttacTAGGCCCTGGGAATTCAAAGATGCCAATGTGATGACACTCTAATAGAGACAGaagcagggctgggtgcggtggctcacgactgtaatcccagcattttgggaggccgaggtgggtggatcacctgaggtcaggagttcgagatcagcttgaccaatacagtgaaaccccatctctagtaaaaatacaaaaattacccaggcatgggggtgggcacctgtagtcccagctactcgggaggctgagacaggagaatcactcgaacccaggaggtggaggttgcagtgagctgagatcgcaccactgcactccagtctgggagatggagcaagactctgtctgaagaaacaaacaaacaaacaaacaaaagcaggcaAGCCTCTGGGGGCCTATACTCAAGGCTGACCTGGTCTCAGCCCTGGCTTCACTCTGCTGTTGAAGCCCCCAGCCATAAGCAGAAGGCAGCTCTCAGGACAACTCAGAGGTGGGACTTGAGAGGCTGCTGCCTGCTGGTGAATTCTGGCTCCACCATTAGTGGTGTGCCCCCGGGTaggtcacttaacttctctgagcctttgtttccACATCTGCAAAGTGGGGTCAGCCTCAGGGCTGCTGCAAGGATGGTAGAGGTTGAAGCTGAGGGCATCCGTCAGTGCTGAGCGTGACAAGCACCTGATGGCTGGCGGCCGCCACTGCCTTCACTCCTGCCCCTTTTTGAGCTGTGGGCCTGGCAGGTCCCTGACCTTTTCAGTGTGTCACTTTCTCAAGTTTATGGAATTGGGCCTGGCCCTCAGTCGCACTGGGAGGGAGTGGGGGCTCCCTGTTCGCTCCTACCACCCC
Above is a window of Papio anubis isolate 15944 chromosome 13, Panubis1.0, whole genome shotgun sequence DNA encoding:
- the PRRT1B gene encoding proline rich transmembrane protein 1B — protein: MRSDTKGGGSPATPEDPRSPPKPAAPEDPQISTQPALPQLPRRPQPLDEDGAPSEDGAAGGSEPPPEDAPAQAAGEAGPASKAAASSAPHIGFVGEPPPYAPPDPKAAPLLYPPFPQVPVLLQPAPSALFPPPAQLYPAAPTPPALFPPPAGATFPFPVYNGPMAGMPGSVTVEHRPLPKDYMMESVLVTLFCCLLTGLIAIVYSHETRAALGRGDLAQAEEASRKARSLVLFSLLFGVFVSTSWVIYVVVALYLP